In a single window of the Bacillus clarus genome:
- a CDS encoding YlzJ-like family protein, which translates to MILYTIMPEQLVYPADYSQCESQKVVNVNGVEMVVSEENNHSYSVVRVLSTDPSHYLQYEPGQKITF; encoded by the coding sequence ATGATTTTATATACAATTATGCCGGAGCAACTCGTTTATCCAGCTGATTATTCGCAGTGTGAAAGTCAAAAAGTCGTCAATGTAAACGGTGTTGAGATGGTTGTTTCTGAAGAGAATAATCACTCATACTCTGTTGTGCGTGTTCTAAGTACGGATCCATCTCATTACTTACAATATGAGCCTGGGCAGAAAATAACCTTTTAG
- a CDS encoding DNA translocase FtsK → MAKQKQRGTKAKARRTIKPTLYYEIVGLTLFALSIITILQLGIVGKSFVLFFRFFFGEWYIIGVLGVIALSIAFVIKRGWPNLLNKRLIGVYLIVLAILMFSHITLFNLLTKDGAVQNTSVIVSTKDLFFLEMKKNPDTVHLGGGMFGALMFATFYFLFDEVGAYIIGIIFVILGLLCITNKHIGEVLAPVGRILRSQFQVVHGDYKDWRAKRVAEQTEKKKTSRRVQREPLVEEDVVEPVEEMEIGPPIISNFTENYPVSDEQEKRVEEKDETDLITSPFIEEPVSPTRVEQQKKKRGEKIVESLEGETKAPPMQFANVENKDYELPSIDILKFPKNKQVTNENEKIYENARKLERTFQSFGVKAKVTKVHKGPAVTKYEVYPDMGVKVSKIVSLSDDLALALAAKDIRIEAPIPGKSAVGIEVPNSEVSTVTLREVLDSKANNHPEEKLLIGLGRDITGEAVLARLNKMPHLLVAGATGSGKSVCINGIIVSILMRAKPHEVKLMMIDPKMVELNVYNGVPHLLTPVVTDPKKASQALKKVVSEMERRYELFAHSGTRNIEGYNEYIKEHNSQSEAKQPELPYIVVIVDELADLMMVASSDVEDAIMRLAQMARAAGIHLIIATQRPSVDVITGVIKANIPSRIAFAVSSQTDSRTILDGGGAEKLLGRGDMLFIPIGASKPVRVQGAFLSDDEVERVVEYVVAQQKAQYQEDMIPQDIPETKQEVEDELYDEAVQLVVEMQTASVSMLQRRFRVGYTRAARLIDAMEMNGVVGPYEGSKPREVLIKDIQEKSS, encoded by the coding sequence ATGGCAAAACAAAAGCAAAGAGGGACGAAGGCAAAAGCAAGACGTACGATTAAGCCAACTTTGTATTACGAAATCGTCGGGTTGACTCTTTTTGCACTTTCAATCATTACAATTCTACAATTAGGTATTGTAGGAAAATCGTTTGTGTTATTTTTTCGCTTCTTCTTTGGTGAGTGGTACATAATTGGTGTATTAGGCGTAATTGCTTTATCCATTGCATTTGTAATAAAGCGTGGATGGCCAAACCTCTTAAATAAACGGCTAATTGGTGTTTATTTAATCGTATTAGCAATCTTAATGTTTAGTCATATTACATTATTTAACCTTCTTACAAAAGATGGAGCGGTACAAAATACATCTGTCATTGTTAGTACGAAAGATCTGTTCTTTCTTGAAATGAAAAAAAATCCGGATACGGTTCACTTAGGTGGAGGTATGTTTGGAGCTCTTATGTTTGCAACGTTTTATTTCTTGTTTGATGAAGTAGGAGCTTACATCATTGGCATTATTTTCGTTATTCTTGGATTGCTTTGTATAACGAATAAACATATTGGCGAAGTGCTCGCTCCAGTTGGAAGAATACTTAGAAGTCAATTTCAAGTGGTGCACGGAGATTACAAAGACTGGAGAGCGAAACGTGTAGCTGAACAGACAGAGAAGAAGAAAACTTCAAGACGTGTGCAGCGTGAACCTCTAGTTGAAGAGGACGTTGTTGAGCCTGTGGAGGAAATGGAAATTGGTCCGCCAATTATTTCGAACTTCACAGAGAATTATCCAGTAAGTGATGAACAAGAAAAAAGAGTTGAAGAAAAAGACGAAACGGATTTGATTACTTCGCCATTTATTGAAGAACCGGTATCGCCTACACGAGTAGAACAACAGAAAAAGAAGCGTGGCGAAAAAATAGTCGAGTCTTTAGAAGGTGAAACGAAAGCACCCCCTATGCAGTTTGCAAATGTGGAAAATAAAGATTATGAGCTTCCTTCTATCGATATATTGAAGTTTCCGAAGAATAAACAAGTTACGAATGAAAACGAAAAAATTTATGAGAATGCCCGTAAGTTGGAGCGTACTTTCCAAAGCTTTGGTGTGAAAGCGAAAGTGACAAAAGTACATAAAGGCCCTGCAGTTACGAAGTATGAAGTGTATCCGGATATGGGAGTGAAAGTAAGTAAAATTGTTAGTTTAAGTGATGATTTAGCACTTGCTTTGGCCGCGAAAGATATTCGTATCGAAGCACCTATTCCCGGGAAATCGGCTGTAGGGATTGAAGTTCCAAACTCAGAAGTTTCTACGGTAACGCTGAGGGAAGTACTCGATTCAAAGGCAAATAACCATCCAGAAGAAAAATTATTAATTGGTCTTGGACGTGATATTACAGGTGAAGCTGTATTAGCACGATTAAATAAGATGCCCCATCTATTAGTAGCTGGAGCGACTGGTAGCGGGAAAAGTGTATGTATTAACGGTATTATCGTTAGTATTTTAATGCGCGCAAAGCCTCATGAAGTAAAGCTTATGATGATTGATCCTAAGATGGTAGAGTTAAATGTATATAATGGTGTGCCACATTTATTAACACCTGTTGTGACAGATCCGAAAAAAGCGTCACAGGCTTTGAAAAAAGTCGTGAGCGAAATGGAACGTCGCTATGAGTTGTTTGCGCATAGCGGAACGCGTAATATTGAAGGGTATAATGAATACATTAAAGAGCACAATAGCCAATCGGAAGCGAAGCAACCAGAACTTCCGTATATTGTTGTAATTGTGGACGAGCTAGCCGATTTAATGATGGTTGCATCTTCTGATGTGGAAGATGCGATTATGCGTTTGGCACAGATGGCTCGTGCTGCTGGTATTCATTTAATTATCGCCACGCAGCGTCCGTCAGTGGATGTTATTACTGGGGTTATTAAAGCGAATATTCCATCGCGTATTGCATTTGCTGTATCTTCTCAAACTGACTCTCGAACGATTCTTGACGGCGGTGGAGCAGAGAAGTTGCTTGGTCGTGGGGATATGCTATTTATACCAATCGGTGCATCAAAACCGGTTCGTGTACAAGGAGCATTTTTATCAGATGATGAAGTTGAAAGGGTTGTGGAGTATGTTGTTGCGCAGCAAAAAGCACAATATCAAGAGGATATGATTCCACAAGACATCCCTGAAACAAAGCAAGAAGTAGAAGATGAATTATACGATGAAGCGGTTCAGCTTGTTGTGGAAATGCAAACAGCGTCTGTATCTATGTTGCAACGTAGATTTAGAGTGGGGTATACACGTGCAGCACGTTTAATTGATGCGATGGAAATGAATGGTGTTGTAGGTCCTTATGAAGGTAGTAAACCGAGAGAAGTATTAATTAAAGATATACAAGAAAAAAGTTCTTGA
- a CDS encoding ClpP family protease — translation MTERDYYTNEEKEANPKEELKEASVIEKIQQLGQTNVPQMNESRIHCLTIVGQVEGHVQLPPQNKTTKYEHVIPQIVAIEQNPKIEGLLLILNTVGGDVEAGLAISEMVASLSKPTVSLVLGGGHSIGVPIAVSTDYSFIAETATMTIHPIRLTGLVIGVPQTFEYLDKMQERVIRFVTKHSKVTEDRFKELMFAKGNLTRDIGTNVIGGDAVKYGLIDDVGGIGNAIRKLNELIDMQIDDHNEGTVSQ, via the coding sequence ATGACAGAACGTGATTATTATACAAATGAAGAAAAAGAAGCCAATCCGAAAGAAGAACTGAAAGAGGCTTCAGTGATAGAGAAAATTCAGCAGCTTGGTCAAACGAATGTACCACAAATGAATGAATCACGTATCCATTGTTTAACAATAGTTGGACAAGTAGAAGGGCATGTTCAATTGCCGCCGCAAAATAAGACGACAAAATATGAACATGTAATTCCGCAGATTGTAGCAATTGAACAAAATCCGAAGATTGAAGGTCTACTTTTAATATTAAATACGGTAGGTGGTGATGTTGAAGCAGGGTTAGCAATTTCTGAAATGGTAGCTTCACTTTCCAAGCCAACTGTATCCCTTGTATTAGGAGGGGGGCATTCAATAGGTGTACCGATTGCTGTCTCAACTGACTATTCGTTTATTGCAGAAACGGCAACGATGACGATTCATCCGATTCGTTTGACGGGTCTTGTTATTGGTGTGCCGCAAACATTTGAGTATTTAGATAAAATGCAAGAACGCGTGATTCGATTTGTAACAAAGCATTCAAAAGTAACGGAAGATCGGTTTAAAGAGCTTATGTTTGCGAAGGGGAATTTGACGCGAGATATTGGGACGAATGTAATTGGTGGAGATGCAGTGAAATATGGTCTAATAGATGATGTTGGTGGCATTGGAAATGCAATTCGGAAATTGAACGAGTTAATAGATATGCAAATAGATGATCATAATGAAGGGACAGTATCACAATGA
- a CDS encoding GntR family transcriptional regulator, with translation MSVKSDSRHLYLRVIDHIKEKIKDGAYKERQKLPSEFDLAKELGVSRATLREALRILEEENIVIRRHGVGTFVNAKPLFSSGIEQLSSITDMISSVGKTPGTIFLSSSTTTLTEEEKEKFNSEEGFNAVMIERVRTADGEPVVYCVDKLAKEVLPDLSGYNEESLLTVIHNNTHKRITYAVAHIEPIGYHPKISPILECEPETALLVLKQMHYDQNDEPILYSINYFRADKFSFHVLRKRM, from the coding sequence ATGTCAGTAAAATCGGATAGTCGACACCTATACTTACGGGTGATTGATCACATTAAAGAGAAAATTAAAGATGGGGCTTACAAAGAAAGACAAAAGTTACCGTCAGAGTTTGATTTAGCGAAAGAACTCGGCGTAAGCAGAGCAACTTTACGAGAAGCACTTCGTATTTTAGAAGAAGAAAATATTGTAATTCGTAGACACGGTGTTGGTACCTTTGTAAATGCGAAGCCGTTATTCTCTTCTGGAATTGAGCAGCTTTCTAGTATTACAGATATGATTTCTAGTGTGGGGAAAACACCAGGAACAATCTTTTTATCATCATCTACAACGACTTTAACAGAAGAAGAAAAAGAGAAGTTTAATAGTGAAGAAGGCTTTAATGCAGTGATGATTGAGCGTGTTCGTACAGCAGATGGGGAACCTGTTGTGTATTGCGTGGATAAGTTGGCGAAAGAAGTATTACCGGATTTATCGGGATACAACGAGGAATCGTTGCTTACGGTGATACATAATAACACGCATAAGCGTATCACATATGCGGTTGCTCATATTGAGCCAATTGGTTATCATCCGAAAATTTCGCCGATTTTAGAATGCGAGCCTGAAACGGCACTGCTAGTTTTAAAGCAAATGCACTATGATCAAAATGATGAGCCAATCTTATATTCTATTAATTATTTTAGAGCTGACAAGTTTAGCTTCCACGTATTAAGAAAACGTATGTAG
- a CDS encoding ribonuclease J, translating to MKRKENDSVKVFALGGVGEIGKNMYCVEIDSEIFIVDAGLMFPGDEMFGIDIVIPDITYLVENQERVKGLFITHGHEDHIGGIVYVLRKLSIPVYATKLTVGLIQEKLGEAGMLGRVDLKTIDSNSTVEFNTTTVSFFGTTHSIPDSVGVCFHTSKGAVVYTGDFKFDQTPIGNSGADIGKMAQVGNEGVLCLLSDSTNAERPGYTGSEKEVGIEISKVFYGAEGRIIVASFASNVHRIQQVFDAAAETGRKVAVVGRSMVKVVDIARRLGYLDVPDGMVISLQEVDNFPEKKVAILTTGSQGEPMAALSRMAKQAHKQISIRKGDTVIIAASPIPGNEISVSKIIDLLFRAGAEVVYYGERKVHVSGHGSQEELKLMLNLMKPKYFVPVHGEFRMQKAHAYLAEDVGISKENIFIVEKGDVIAFEGEEAKQAGKVQAGNVLIDGLGVGDVGNIVLRDRKMLSQDGILVVVVTLGKDEKKIISGPEIISRGFVYVRESEALIERSTEIVRMIVEQSIKEYSIEWSMLKQNIRELLGQFLYEETKRKPMILPIIMEV from the coding sequence TCGGAAAAAATATGTACTGTGTCGAGATTGATTCTGAAATCTTTATTGTAGATGCAGGATTGATGTTCCCAGGAGATGAAATGTTTGGGATTGATATCGTTATTCCTGACATTACATATTTAGTAGAAAATCAAGAGCGAGTAAAAGGTCTATTTATCACTCATGGTCATGAAGATCATATTGGTGGAATTGTTTATGTACTACGTAAACTTTCAATTCCAGTATATGCAACAAAATTAACGGTAGGTCTTATTCAAGAGAAACTTGGCGAAGCGGGAATGTTAGGTCGTGTAGACTTAAAAACAATCGATTCTAATTCAACAGTAGAATTTAATACAACAACGGTGTCATTCTTCGGGACAACGCATAGTATTCCAGATTCTGTTGGTGTTTGCTTCCATACTTCAAAAGGTGCTGTAGTATATACAGGAGACTTTAAATTCGATCAAACACCAATCGGAAACAGTGGAGCAGATATTGGAAAGATGGCGCAAGTTGGAAATGAAGGTGTTCTTTGTCTATTATCGGATAGTACAAACGCAGAGCGTCCTGGTTATACAGGTTCTGAAAAAGAGGTTGGAATCGAAATTTCAAAAGTGTTCTATGGTGCAGAAGGTCGTATTATAGTTGCTTCCTTTGCATCAAATGTTCATCGTATTCAACAAGTGTTTGATGCAGCCGCTGAAACAGGACGAAAAGTAGCTGTAGTAGGTCGTAGTATGGTGAAAGTAGTAGACATCGCGAGACGTCTCGGTTATTTAGACGTTCCAGATGGTATGGTTATTTCGTTACAAGAGGTAGATAACTTCCCAGAGAAAAAAGTAGCGATTTTAACGACAGGTAGCCAAGGTGAGCCGATGGCAGCACTTTCAAGAATGGCAAAGCAAGCCCATAAACAAATTTCAATCCGAAAAGGAGATACAGTTATCATTGCAGCTTCTCCAATTCCAGGAAATGAAATATCAGTATCAAAGATTATTGACTTATTATTTAGAGCTGGAGCAGAAGTTGTTTATTATGGTGAGCGAAAAGTCCATGTTTCTGGCCATGGTAGTCAAGAAGAATTGAAGTTAATGTTAAATTTAATGAAGCCGAAGTATTTTGTACCCGTACATGGTGAATTCCGTATGCAAAAAGCACATGCATATTTAGCGGAAGATGTAGGTATTTCGAAAGAAAATATTTTCATTGTAGAAAAAGGCGATGTAATTGCTTTTGAAGGTGAAGAAGCAAAACAAGCTGGTAAAGTACAAGCAGGAAACGTTCTAATTGATGGCTTAGGTGTAGGTGATGTTGGGAATATCGTCCTGCGAGATAGAAAGATGTTATCTCAAGATGGAATTTTAGTTGTTGTTGTAACACTTGGAAAAGATGAGAAGAAAATAATCTCTGGTCCAGAAATTATTTCAAGAGGTTTTGTATACGTTCGTGAATCAGAAGCGTTAATCGAACGATCCACAGAGATTGTACGTATGATTGTTGAGCAATCAATTAAAGAATATTCAATTGAATGGTCTATGCTAAAACAAAATATTCGTGAATTATTAGGACAATTCCTATATGAGGAAACGAAGAGAAAACCGATGATTTTACCAATTATTATGGAAGTGTAA
- a CDS encoding ABC transporter ATP-binding protein, with protein MEYVIEMNNITKVFPGIVANDNITLQVKQGEIHALLGENGAGKSTLMNVLFGLYQPEQGEIKIKGKPVKITNPNIANDLGIGMVHQHFMLVHNFTVTENIILGNEPKKKGKIAVEEAVKEIKQLSEQYGLSVDPYAKIEDISVGMQQRVEILKTLYRGAEILIFDEPTAVLTPQEIHELIQIMKKLVQEGKSIILITHKLKEIMEVCDRCTIIRKGKGIGTVDVATTDEHKLAELMVGRQVNFKTEKIEAKPKEEVLSIVNLMVHDARQLPAVKGLDLTVRAGEIVGIAGIDGNGQSELIEAITGLRKVESGSIAIKGKEITNWPVRRITEEGIGHIPEDRHKHGLVLDFSVRDNIVLQTYYKNPFSNKGILNFSKIGQKAKELIELFDVRTPSENTLARSLSGGNQQKAIIAREVDRNPDLLIAAQPTRGLDVGAIEFIHKKLIEQRDKGKAVLLLSLELDEILNVSDRVAVIYEGKIVAIVNAKETNEQQLGLLMAGGTGKEKVNTNG; from the coding sequence ATGGAATACGTAATTGAGATGAACAATATTACAAAAGTATTCCCAGGCATTGTAGCGAACGATAATATTACGCTACAAGTAAAACAGGGAGAAATACATGCTTTACTTGGAGAAAATGGTGCAGGAAAGTCGACGTTGATGAATGTACTATTCGGTTTGTATCAGCCAGAGCAGGGCGAAATTAAAATTAAAGGGAAGCCTGTGAAGATTACAAATCCAAATATTGCAAATGACCTTGGCATTGGGATGGTCCATCAGCATTTTATGCTTGTTCATAATTTTACAGTTACAGAGAATATCATTCTCGGAAATGAGCCAAAGAAAAAAGGAAAAATTGCTGTTGAAGAGGCTGTGAAAGAAATTAAACAGTTGTCTGAACAGTATGGTTTATCTGTCGATCCATATGCGAAAATTGAAGATATTTCAGTTGGGATGCAGCAAAGGGTTGAAATTTTAAAGACGCTTTATCGCGGCGCGGAAATATTAATATTTGATGAACCGACTGCTGTATTAACTCCTCAAGAAATTCATGAGCTCATTCAAATTATGAAAAAACTTGTGCAAGAAGGGAAATCTATCATTCTTATTACACATAAGTTAAAAGAGATTATGGAAGTTTGCGATCGTTGTACGATTATTCGTAAAGGTAAAGGAATTGGGACTGTTGATGTTGCAACAACGGATGAACATAAACTTGCAGAGTTAATGGTCGGACGTCAAGTGAATTTTAAAACGGAAAAAATAGAAGCGAAGCCTAAAGAAGAGGTGCTTTCTATTGTAAATCTTATGGTTCATGATGCTCGCCAATTGCCTGCTGTAAAAGGCCTTGACTTAACTGTTCGTGCAGGGGAAATTGTTGGGATTGCAGGAATTGATGGGAATGGACAAAGCGAATTAATAGAAGCAATTACTGGTTTACGAAAAGTTGAGTCAGGTTCTATTGCAATTAAAGGGAAAGAAATAACGAATTGGCCGGTCAGAAGAATTACAGAAGAAGGAATTGGTCATATTCCAGAAGATCGCCATAAACATGGGTTGGTTCTTGATTTTTCTGTTAGAGATAATATTGTTTTGCAAACATATTATAAAAATCCGTTTTCAAACAAAGGCATTTTAAATTTCAGTAAAATCGGACAAAAAGCGAAAGAACTTATTGAACTGTTTGATGTACGTACACCTAGTGAGAATACGTTAGCTCGTTCGTTATCGGGTGGAAACCAACAAAAGGCAATTATTGCGCGTGAAGTAGATCGTAATCCAGATTTATTAATCGCGGCACAGCCGACACGTGGCTTAGATGTAGGGGCAATCGAATTCATTCATAAGAAATTAATTGAGCAGAGAGATAAGGGGAAAGCGGTACTTCTTTTATCTTTAGAATTGGATGAAATCTTAAATGTGAGTGATCGGGTTGCTGTTATATATGAAGGGAAAATTGTAGCAATTGTGAATGCGAAAGAAACAAATGAACAACAGCTTGGGTTGTTAAT
- a CDS encoding BMP family lipoprotein: MKKKAGLLLSLTLAASTVLGACGNSDKTSSDKKGDKEFKVGMVTDVGGVDDKSFNQSAWEGLTKFGQDNDLKKNEGYRYLQSSKDADYIPNLTKFAKGNYNATFGIGYLMQESIEKVAKQYPKEQFAIVDTVVKEPNVTSITFKDHEGSFLVGAVAAMTTKSNKVGFVGGVKSPLITKFESGFKAGAKAVNPNIEIVAQYADAFDKPEKGSVLASAMYGQGIDVIYHASGATGNGVFTEAKNRKKKGENVWVIGVDRDQNQEGMPENVTLTSMVKRVDIAVAKVAQEAKDGKLKGGKVEEFGLKDDGVGIAKTTDNVKKVNPEILTKVEEFEKKITAGEIKVPATDDEYKAYEANLKK, translated from the coding sequence ATGAAGAAAAAAGCAGGTCTTTTATTATCGTTAACATTAGCAGCAAGTACAGTGTTAGGTGCATGTGGTAATTCTGATAAGACAAGCAGTGATAAAAAAGGTGATAAAGAGTTCAAAGTTGGTATGGTTACAGACGTTGGGGGCGTTGATGATAAATCATTTAACCAATCAGCTTGGGAAGGTTTAACGAAATTCGGTCAAGATAACGATTTAAAGAAAAATGAGGGATATCGTTATCTTCAATCAAGTAAAGATGCAGATTATATTCCGAACTTAACGAAATTCGCAAAAGGAAACTATAATGCAACATTCGGTATTGGGTATTTAATGCAGGAATCAATTGAAAAAGTTGCAAAACAATATCCGAAAGAGCAATTTGCGATTGTAGATACTGTTGTGAAAGAGCCAAACGTAACAAGTATCACGTTTAAAGATCATGAAGGTTCATTCCTTGTTGGAGCAGTAGCAGCAATGACAACGAAGTCAAATAAAGTTGGTTTTGTTGGCGGTGTAAAAAGCCCATTAATCACAAAATTCGAATCAGGTTTTAAAGCTGGAGCGAAAGCAGTAAATCCAAACATCGAGATTGTAGCGCAATATGCAGATGCATTTGATAAACCAGAAAAAGGATCTGTATTAGCATCAGCAATGTACGGCCAAGGAATTGACGTAATTTATCATGCTTCAGGTGCAACTGGTAACGGTGTGTTTACAGAAGCGAAAAACCGTAAGAAAAAAGGTGAAAACGTTTGGGTAATCGGTGTTGACCGTGACCAAAATCAAGAAGGTATGCCTGAGAATGTAACTTTAACTTCAATGGTAAAACGTGTTGATATTGCAGTTGCTAAAGTAGCACAAGAAGCGAAAGATGGTAAGTTAAAAGGTGGAAAAGTAGAAGAGTTTGGTTTGAAAGATGATGGTGTAGGTATTGCGAAAACAACTGATAATGTGAAAAAAGTAAACCCAGAAATTTTAACAAAAGTAGAAGAGTTTGAAAAGAAAATTACTGCTGGTGAAATTAAAGTACCTGCGACTGATGATGAGTATAAAGCATACGAAGCGAATCTAAAGAAATAA